The segment TGCAGGAGTTGATGATGAACACGTCCGCTTCGTCGCCGCAGACGATCTCGTGGCCCATGTCCTGGAGGGCCGTCGAGACCGACTGGATCTCCGACTGGTTCAGGCGGCATCCGAGGGATGATATCTTGATCTTCATTGTTCTGTTCCCAGGTATCCAAATAATGAAAGGGGCGCTGCGCAGTACAAGTATTTTTTCCAGGCTGCATCCTCTCCCACCTTTTCTATCAGGCAATATTAGATTTGACAGCCCCCTTGAGCGGCGATATCATGCATCGGATGACGAGGAGTTGCGCTGTATGAACATGAATGATAGGATCGTTCGGGTGATAATGATCTGCGCGCTGTGCGCGGGATTTCTCCGGTGCGCCACCATCACGTACCACGAACGGCTGGGGGACTACGGCAGGGAGTCGCGGGAATTCGAGAACATCGAATCCAGGGACAAGGCGTACCAGGGCGTGGCTGAAGAGGAGATCATCATAAAGAACAAGAAATATCATCACCTCCAGTTCGAGGGGCCCCTGGCTGGGCCCGGACGATACCTGGATATTTACCTGCCCGTTGATTATTTTAAAGAAAAGATAATCATAACTGAAACCTCAAAAAAACTGGCGGGCCCGAAAAAGGCCTTCCTGCTGGTGGAGCAATACTGCTGCAGCGATGGATACAAGGAGATTTTCGAGAAGTACAATGCCACGGCCGTGGCTGATCCCCGGGGGGATATAAAAAACAACTTTCATGCCGATGTGGGGGATAAGGATTTCCCGGTATTTTTTCTCAAGCTTGCATTTTCCAACGTGAAGAAATTCAGCGCCCATTATGTTATCTGGAGCCTGAAAGACGGGGGAGGCGCCGCGGTCAGGGAGGGCTTTCACCTTGAACAGCCCTATTCCCTGATCGATGTCAGGTGGAAGGAGAGGAACCCCTTTGTCCTGGGATTGATCAAGGTGGGATATGTCGCGCCGGTCATGGCGGATATCATCTCGTCACCGATCCAGCTTATCGGCGTCATTATCTACTTCGCCATGGGCGGGGCGGTAAAATAGACACTGCGGGCTGGATGAAGGATGCCGCGGAAGTGATAATATAATGAAGGCAGGTATGATATGACGCCGGTGCGGATCATTACACGGGAACAGGCCATGACGGCCATTGAATGCGGCGACTTCGGAAGCGACGTGACCGCGTCGAGCCGGAAGGTGGCGGTGCTCATGACCCAGGACTGGTGCCCCCAGTGGGCTGACATGAAAAAATGGTTCTATTCGCTGGAAGCGGATTGCGATCTCTATGAGTTGATCTATAACAAGGTGGACTTTTTCAACGAGTTCAGGAACTTCAAGGAACGAACGTGGAAGAACGGCCTTATCCCCTACATTCGCTATTACAACGGCGGAAAGCTGGTCGCCGAGTCGAATCATGTTTCGAAGGAAGAGTTCATGCGAAACCTTGGAGTGTAACGCACGGTCGTACCGCCGGATTCGTATTGTAATAGCAGTTAAAACTTGAACGAGGGAAGCAGCTTCAGGGCTTCCTCGGCCTTTCCCTCGATTTTAAGCTTCCCCTGTATGAAGGCCATCTGCACTTTTTTCTTCTTTAAAAGAATGGCGCCCCATGTCCCCGCAGGCGCGGCCATGACGCAGACCGGGTTTTCCGGGATGGCCCCTTCGGTCACGACGGCTTTTCCATTCTTAATGATGAGGGAATAGCGCCTCTCGGGCTGGCCGCCGTCGGGGAGGAGCCGGATCCCGAAGGCCGTTTCCCAGCCTTCGACCGCGCCGGGATCGTATCGTTCCGGAAGATCCATGACCAGGCTCCCTGCCTGGGCGGCGTACCGCGAATCTCCGCTCCCGATGCCAAGGCGTTCGAGGAGCCCCTTGCGGGGGGTCCTGGATTTAATATCCCTGCTGATCATGCGGCGGGTAAAGCGTCCGGGGAAACGGCTATCGAGCTCTTCGAGGTAAACCTCGCGGCGCAGGCGGTTCGATTTCTGAACTGCCAGGGAGAATTTCAGTATCTCCCGCCCCTCAACGGCCGAAAGGCTCGGCGCTTCCCTGCCCAGTATCGCCCCGATGAAGTTGCGCGTCGATCCCTTGAAACCTTCGACCCAATCGTCGCCAGGCACCGCTATATCTTTCCATTTCCCGTTGAAATAGCTGATGGCCGGGCATTTCTTTATGTTCCCGGTGCAGCGATTGATCAGGATGATCCCCTGTGTGCCGGTTATCTCTATCCATTCGTCATTGGCATAATAATGTGAAGGGATCGCAAGGTCCGGTTCGTGGCAGTATTCGCACATCCCGAAGGCGGCCGTATCACGGTATTTCCACATGATCGCGGCAGGGCTGTCCACGACGCCGTCCAGGGATTCGATCCAGGCGGTGACACGCTCGGCCGCGCCCATGAGGAACCACGCCGTGGCCCAGAGGTGGTGACCGTGGTCGAAGGTCTGGAGCCCGCGTCCCTCCTGGGCTTCGCGCACCCGCCATTCCCACGCTGACGGCGGTATTAGCCATCCGCCGGTGCCGCTGATGAGCTTTATGCGGATGTTGGTGGGCGTCCCGATCTGCCCTTCGGCGATCATGCGCTTTGCAGCAACGATGGGCGGATAGAAAACGTAGTTGTCCGACACCTTGAGCACTTTGCCCGCGGCTTTCGCGGCGCTGATCATCCGGTCGGCGCTCTCCAGGGTGTTGGCCATCGGCTTCTGGACCGCCACATGCTTGCCGGCCCTGAGGGCCTGGATCGTCATCTCCTCGTGGAACATCGTCGGGGTGAGTATCTCAACGGCGTCGATGGCCGGGTCCGCCAGCATATCCTCGTAACACGTGTAATGCTTTTTCACGGCCCATTCCTTTTTTCTGCGAAGGGCGGTTCCCTCGTCGGTGTCGCACACCGCGAGGAGTACCGCGTCGCGGTTTTTCACATAACCGGGAAAATGCACATCGGCGATCCTTCCCGCACCGGCGAATCCCACCCGTATTTTTTTCATATCCGTGACTCCATTGGCGTTATTTAACCGATTACAGGCCGATGCGGTGATGCTCGGCCTGCACCCGTTCGCACCAGTTGCCGACGTTCCAGTCGCCGAAGACGCCCATGCCCGAAAGCTCGTTGGGCCCCGCGTACACCGGCACGTGGACCACCGAGAGGCCGCGGTGCGAGGCCGCTTCGGCGAGGGCCGCGCGGAGAGCGGCGAC is part of the Spirochaetota bacterium genome and harbors:
- a CDS encoding Gfo/Idh/MocA family oxidoreductase, yielding MKKIRVGFAGAGRIADVHFPGYVKNRDAVLLAVCDTDEGTALRRKKEWAVKKHYTCYEDMLADPAIDAVEILTPTMFHEEMTIQALRAGKHVAVQKPMANTLESADRMISAAKAAGKVLKVSDNYVFYPPIVAAKRMIAEGQIGTPTNIRIKLISGTGGWLIPPSAWEWRVREAQEGRGLQTFDHGHHLWATAWFLMGAAERVTAWIESLDGVVDSPAAIMWKYRDTAAFGMCEYCHEPDLAIPSHYYANDEWIEITGTQGIILINRCTGNIKKCPAISYFNGKWKDIAVPGDDWVEGFKGSTRNFIGAILGREAPSLSAVEGREILKFSLAVQKSNRLRREVYLEELDSRFPGRFTRRMISRDIKSRTPRKGLLERLGIGSGDSRYAAQAGSLVMDLPERYDPGAVEGWETAFGIRLLPDGGQPERRYSLIIKNGKAVVTEGAIPENPVCVMAAPAGTWGAILLKKKKVQMAFIQGKLKIEGKAEEALKLLPSFKF